Proteins from a genomic interval of Lusitaniella coriacea LEGE 07157:
- the psbA gene encoding photosystem II q(b) protein — protein MTTSIQTRDNAGAWERFCQWVTNTNNRIYVGWFGVILIPTLLTATICFLIGFVAAPPVDIDGIREPVAGSLIYGNNIVSGAIVPSSNAIGLHFYPIWEAASLDEWLYNGGPYQLIVFHFLIGIFCWMGRQWELSYRLGMRPWICVAYSAPVAAATSVFLIYPIGQGSFSDGMPLGISGTFNFMFVFQAEHNILMHPFHMLGVAGVFGGALFSAMHGSLVTSSLVRETTEIESQNYGYKFGQEEETYNIVAAHGYFGRLIFQYASFNNSRALHFFLAAWPVVGIWFTAMGISTMAFNLNGFNFNQSILDSQGRVVNTWADVLNRANLGFEVMHERNAHNFPLDLASSEVTPVALVAPSING, from the coding sequence ATGACAACATCAATCCAAACTCGCGATAATGCGGGCGCTTGGGAGCGTTTTTGTCAGTGGGTCACTAACACCAATAACCGTATTTATGTCGGTTGGTTCGGCGTTATCCTGATTCCCACGCTCTTAACCGCAACCATCTGTTTTCTCATCGGCTTTGTTGCTGCTCCCCCAGTAGACATTGACGGTATCCGCGAACCCGTAGCCGGTTCTTTAATCTACGGAAATAACATCGTTTCTGGTGCAATCGTCCCCAGCTCCAACGCAATTGGTCTGCACTTCTACCCCATTTGGGAAGCTGCTAGCCTCGACGAATGGCTTTACAACGGCGGTCCTTACCAACTCATCGTATTCCACTTCCTCATCGGCATCTTCTGCTGGATGGGTCGTCAGTGGGAACTGAGCTACCGCTTAGGAATGCGTCCTTGGATTTGCGTTGCTTACAGCGCCCCCGTTGCTGCTGCAACCAGCGTTTTCCTCATCTATCCAATCGGTCAAGGTTCTTTCTCTGATGGAATGCCTCTAGGTATCTCCGGAACCTTCAACTTCATGTTCGTGTTCCAAGCCGAACACAACATCCTCATGCACCCCTTCCATATGCTCGGCGTAGCTGGCGTATTTGGCGGCGCACTCTTCAGCGCAATGCACGGTTCTTTGGTGACCTCCTCTCTGGTTCGCGAAACCACCGAAATTGAATCCCAGAACTATGGTTACAAATTTGGTCAAGAAGAAGAAACCTACAACATCGTTGCAGCTCACGGCTACTTCGGTCGCTTAATCTTCCAATATGCGTCCTTCAACAACAGCCGCGCCTTACACTTCTTCCTCGCAGCTTGGCCCGTTGTTGGCATTTGGTTCACCGCTATGGGCATCAGCACAATGGCGTTCAACCTCAATGGCTTCAACTTCAACCAATCCATCCTTGACTCTCAAGGTCGCGTGGTCAACACCTGGGCAGATGTTCTCAACCGTGCAAACCTCGGTTTTGAAGTCATGCACGAGCGCAACGCTCACAACTTCCCCTTAGACTTGGCTAGCTCTGAAGTAACTCCAGTCGCTTTAGTTGCACCTTCTATTAACGGGTAA
- a CDS encoding MBOAT family O-acyltransferase, translating into MTFLDPPYGLFLLLVLGLYWGIGYLPQFKKKTDENDSKTTINSALISARLWILLFASLLFYSLLQIVYIPLLLAIAYLNFYFANAMETRAKGSAKTQYAQLSNQDWEQVQRVWNQRTTKLLSLGITLNVLLLLGFKYIPFLLNTFAALFNWSIARQSAIWVDDRLSAPLGVSFFTFECIAYLIDVYRGAPATRNFLEFTSYKLFFPKLIAGPISRYHHFAAQLKEQQFLQWTQASEGLWLITCGAVKKALIADRLGIFVDLSLGNLERAGSGDLWLAIFTYGLQLYFDFSGYVDIARGSALLLGFSLPQNFDAPYFTTSIAAFWRRWHMTLGDWLRNYLYFPLGGSRKGLARTCFNLFLVMLIAGVWHGAAWGYILWGILHGIALALHRLTDTLSKQVVALAAFWQSLPGTLCAWILTQGMVFFSWIFFRLPNLTEANLVLRHFWNYSGDIQFAQKVYGEALQIERFHFILTIGAIALLMSLVYFFQRGLKLQLNRSVKLVLVPVSLFIVWILAPEGGLQYIYFDF; encoded by the coding sequence ATGACCTTTCTCGATCCCCCCTATGGTTTGTTCCTTCTGCTCGTCCTCGGACTGTACTGGGGCATTGGCTACCTGCCCCAATTTAAGAAGAAAACTGATGAAAATGACTCGAAAACAACCATAAATTCAGCGCTAATCTCCGCACGGTTGTGGATTTTGCTATTTGCAAGTCTGCTCTTTTATTCTCTTTTACAAATTGTCTATATTCCATTGCTCCTCGCGATCGCGTATCTCAATTTCTACTTCGCCAACGCAATGGAAACCCGTGCCAAAGGAAGCGCCAAAACTCAATACGCTCAACTCTCCAATCAAGATTGGGAACAAGTTCAACGGGTTTGGAATCAACGAACGACCAAACTTCTAAGTTTGGGCATTACGCTTAACGTTCTTCTCTTACTCGGCTTTAAATATATTCCTTTTTTACTCAACACCTTTGCCGCACTTTTCAATTGGTCGATTGCTCGCCAAAGCGCAATCTGGGTTGACGACCGCCTCAGCGCCCCCCTAGGCGTTTCCTTCTTCACCTTTGAGTGCATTGCCTATCTCATCGATGTCTATCGCGGCGCGCCCGCCACGCGCAATTTCCTGGAATTCACCAGTTACAAACTCTTCTTCCCAAAACTCATTGCCGGCCCCATTTCTCGCTACCATCACTTCGCCGCTCAACTCAAAGAACAGCAATTTCTCCAGTGGACTCAAGCCAGCGAAGGATTGTGGCTCATTACCTGCGGAGCCGTCAAAAAAGCCCTCATTGCCGATCGTTTGGGAATTTTTGTCGATTTAAGTCTAGGCAATCTAGAACGGGCGGGAAGCGGCGATCTGTGGCTGGCAATCTTCACCTACGGATTGCAACTCTACTTCGATTTTAGCGGCTACGTTGATATCGCAAGAGGAAGCGCTCTGCTCCTGGGTTTTAGTCTCCCGCAAAATTTTGACGCACCCTACTTCACCACCAGTATTGCTGCATTTTGGCGGCGCTGGCACATGACCCTAGGAGATTGGTTGCGCAACTACTTATACTTTCCCCTGGGCGGTTCTCGGAAAGGATTGGCGCGCACCTGTTTCAACCTTTTCCTGGTGATGTTAATTGCAGGAGTTTGGCACGGTGCGGCATGGGGCTATATCCTTTGGGGAATTCTCCACGGGATTGCCTTAGCCCTCCATCGCCTCACAGACACCCTTAGCAAGCAAGTCGTCGCCCTCGCTGCATTCTGGCAAAGTTTGCCCGGTACGCTCTGCGCTTGGATTTTGACCCAAGGAATGGTTTTCTTCTCCTGGATATTTTTCCGCCTCCCCAACCTCACTGAAGCAAATCTCGTCTTGCGACATTTTTGGAACTATAGCGGGGACATTCAATTTGCTCAAAAAGTTTATGGGGAAGCCCTACAAATCGAACGGTTTCATTTTATTTTAACGATCGGCGCGATCGCGCTCTTAATGAGTCTTGTCTACTTCTTTCAACGGGGTCTAAAACTTCAACTCAATCGATCCGTAAAACTCGTTCTCGTCCCTGTTAGCTTATTTATCGTTTGGATATTAGCGCCTGAAGGAGGGTTGCAATACATTTACTTCGATTTTTAG
- a CDS encoding DUF1574 domain-containing protein: MWDVDRQQKNRHQSSIAHWLYEAISEPNVRLRIRLRGNNLHVLCEGKHAPEAEKIRSRLVRALKAHPESLDRWASFSSEPIYKFILYGRARGKQRPAWIEPVDLNRLQREIAARQSIPEGSESPSKAALPVVSNESLAQTGSTEAIARYLSESFSHLGVSIKVLIQKLPESKTQQRDDEPIADKRLWAICNCDYSPDQSLLAEPIAQKLRDLQLKGFREAVIRSQVRGESTPDWVLQVDLTSPEAMLRDWARWGDAGAIARLLDKQANPHGLQVQTILKDSTLHVFCSLLPSQPKTALEQKTVVALITPMLDAIAPQGIEAATLYGVRGPRFSLNSPETPIWVEWLNLPATQNPELAPAPLALARQKNPEALTFLLQRLLNPDLDTRLATGGIRIKLCYKNNLLHILCEGITCPTQTQVIEPIEDFLKELSIPNLSGVRLYGRRAGQSSALWNHSLKFPSRTSPATPTATAQRNGSAPILLGLEIDPDELLVPREASSLADATPTVTERQKSAIAQTFDLLCRTLSQGLYQTKLFVPRESDPAAYSQTPANAPGLKTVAIWSIVGLLLTLQVDWLCGRMLRVNSASIDRVVEQKTSGRTFSSSALAAQETNPSGSSLQQAPDGEAEGFNSEQFAQNSDNRAATAAILAAARSSNPSFNNRLLDEKLALYQERLKVQGVPDVLIVGSSRAMRGIDPAVLQQEMAKRGYKDIDIFNFGINGATAQVVDLLLRQVLTPDRLPKLVIWADGARAFNSGRPDRTYDAIASSPGFQQLQNGTFPQQGTGESQSPLEEDLPWHRAIDRRIKGSYQTVERGLNETLSQLSSTYSQREQLKNWLRLQLLDTVPNVLETPSSALDPEGLNASAELIDFNGFLPLTIRFDPQTYYETHPRVPGAYDGDYHSFNVEGEQYKALQKLSEFLDRQQIELVFVNLPLTEEYLGDPVRNKYEQAFTQKMRDAAIKHGIIFRNLAKQWNTQYDFFSDPSHLNRYGAHQVSVSLAQDPLIPWQQ; this comes from the coding sequence ATGTGGGACGTAGATCGGCAACAAAAAAATCGCCATCAATCCTCGATCGCGCACTGGCTCTATGAGGCGATCTCCGAACCCAACGTGCGGCTAAGAATTCGATTGCGCGGTAACAATTTGCACGTGCTTTGCGAGGGAAAACACGCCCCGGAGGCTGAAAAAATCCGATCGCGTCTGGTTCGAGCGCTGAAGGCACATCCAGAAAGTCTCGATCGTTGGGCGAGCTTTTCCTCTGAACCCATCTACAAATTTATTCTCTACGGTAGAGCTAGGGGAAAACAGCGTCCGGCTTGGATCGAACCCGTCGATCTCAATCGACTCCAGCGAGAAATCGCCGCACGGCAATCCATCCCAGAAGGAAGCGAATCCCCATCAAAAGCAGCTTTACCCGTGGTTTCTAATGAAAGTCTAGCGCAAACAGGTTCGACAGAAGCGATCGCGCGCTACCTCAGCGAATCCTTCTCTCATCTCGGTGTCAGTATTAAAGTCCTGATCCAAAAACTCCCCGAATCCAAAACCCAGCAAAGAGATGACGAACCCATTGCCGATAAGCGGTTGTGGGCGATCTGCAATTGCGACTATAGCCCCGATCAATCTCTCCTTGCCGAACCCATTGCTCAAAAACTTCGGGATCTACAACTCAAAGGCTTTCGAGAAGCGGTAATCCGTTCCCAAGTCAGAGGCGAATCGACCCCAGATTGGGTGCTACAGGTGGATTTGACCAGTCCGGAAGCGATGCTGCGAGATTGGGCGCGGTGGGGCGATGCGGGCGCGATCGCGCGACTGCTCGATAAGCAAGCAAACCCTCACGGGCTACAGGTTCAAACCATTCTCAAAGATTCCACCCTCCACGTTTTTTGCAGCCTGCTTCCCTCGCAACCGAAGACCGCTCTAGAACAAAAAACCGTTGTCGCGCTCATTACACCGATGCTAGACGCGATCGCGCCCCAAGGGATTGAAGCCGCAACCCTGTATGGCGTGCGGGGACCGCGCTTTTCCCTCAACTCCCCAGAAACGCCCATTTGGGTCGAGTGGTTGAATCTCCCCGCCACCCAGAACCCCGAACTCGCCCCCGCTCCCCTCGCTCTCGCACGGCAAAAGAATCCCGAAGCTTTAACTTTCCTGCTCCAACGATTGCTCAACCCCGACCTCGATACCCGTTTGGCAACCGGAGGCATTCGGATCAAACTCTGCTACAAAAATAACCTCCTCCATATCCTCTGCGAAGGCATTACCTGTCCCACTCAAACTCAGGTCATCGAGCCGATTGAAGACTTTTTAAAAGAATTGTCGATTCCCAACCTGTCTGGCGTTCGCCTCTACGGTCGGCGAGCGGGTCAATCCTCTGCTTTATGGAATCACAGTCTGAAATTCCCAAGTCGTACATCCCCAGCAACTCCTACTGCTACGGCGCAGCGCAACGGCTCTGCTCCCATTTTATTGGGTTTGGAGATCGATCCCGACGAATTACTCGTCCCCCGCGAAGCATCTTCTCTTGCCGATGCCACGCCGACAGTAACCGAACGCCAAAAGAGCGCGATCGCGCAAACCTTCGATCTCCTTTGTCGCACATTGAGCCAGGGGTTGTATCAAACCAAGCTCTTCGTTCCCAGAGAGAGCGACCCCGCCGCTTACTCCCAAACGCCAGCTAACGCCCCAGGATTGAAAACCGTTGCCATTTGGAGCATTGTGGGGCTGCTATTAACCCTACAAGTGGATTGGCTGTGCGGTCGAATGTTGCGCGTCAATTCCGCCTCAATCGATCGCGTGGTTGAACAGAAAACGTCCGGACGCACCTTTTCCTCCTCAGCCCTCGCCGCTCAAGAAACCAACCCTTCCGGTTCATCCTTGCAACAAGCCCCCGATGGGGAAGCAGAAGGGTTCAACTCGGAACAATTTGCTCAAAACTCCGATAATCGAGCTGCCACCGCCGCGATCCTTGCTGCCGCGCGCTCCTCTAACCCCTCTTTTAACAACCGACTTCTTGATGAAAAACTCGCCCTCTACCAAGAACGCCTGAAGGTTCAAGGGGTTCCTGACGTGCTGATTGTGGGCAGTTCGCGGGCAATGCGCGGAATCGATCCGGCAGTCCTGCAACAGGAAATGGCGAAGCGGGGATATAAAGACATTGATATCTTCAACTTTGGCATTAATGGGGCAACCGCTCAGGTTGTGGATCTCTTGTTGCGTCAAGTTCTCACCCCCGATCGCTTGCCCAAACTGGTGATTTGGGCGGATGGCGCGAGGGCATTTAATAGCGGCAGACCGGATCGCACCTATGACGCGATCGCGTCCTCCCCTGGCTTCCAGCAACTCCAGAATGGTACTTTTCCCCAACAAGGGACGGGGGAATCGCAGAGTCCTTTGGAAGAAGATTTGCCTTGGCATCGCGCGATCGATCGCAGGATTAAAGGCAGCTACCAAACTGTCGAGCGCGGACTCAATGAAACCCTCTCTCAACTCTCCTCCACTTATTCTCAACGGGAACAGCTCAAAAATTGGCTGAGATTGCAACTTCTCGATACCGTCCCCAATGTCCTCGAAACCCCTTCATCCGCCCTCGATCCCGAAGGATTGAATGCCAGTGCGGAATTAATTGACTTTAACGGCTTTTTGCCCCTAACGATTCGCTTTGACCCCCAAACTTACTACGAGACGCACCCCAGAGTCCCCGGAGCCTACGACGGCGATTATCACTCCTTCAATGTAGAAGGGGAGCAATACAAAGCCTTGCAAAAGTTGAGCGAATTTCTCGATCGACAACAAATAGAATTGGTTTTTGTTAACCTTCCCCTGACCGAGGAATACCTTGGCGATCCCGTTCGCAACAAGTACGAACAAGCCTTTACTCAAAAAATGCGAGACGCTGCCATCAAGCATGGCATCATCTTTCGCAACCTCGCCAAGCAATGGAATACGCAGTACGATTTCTTCTCAGACCCCAGTCACCTGAACCGTTATGGGGCGCACCAAGTTTCGGTAAGTCTCGCCCAAGATCCCTTAATCCCTTGGCAACAATAA